A genomic segment from Malus domestica chromosome 05, GDT2T_hap1 encodes:
- the LOC103419802 gene encoding 2-dehydro-3-deoxyphosphooctonate aldolase encodes MDSSVVLYNQLKAAEPFFLLAGPNVIESEEHIFRMAKHIKSVATKVGLPLVFKSSFDKANRTSSKSFRGPGLEEGLKILEKVKTAFDLPIITDVHEASQCEAVGRVADIIQIPAFLCRQTDLLVAAAKTGKIINIKKGQFCAPSVMVNSAEKVRLAGNPNVMVCERGTMFGYNDLIVDPRNLEWIREANCPVVADVTHALQQPAGRKLDDGGVASGGLRELIPCIARTAVAVGVDGIFMEVHDDPSNAPVDGPTQWPLRQLEELLVELIAIARVSKGRQRFSIDLTPYRN; translated from the exons ATGGATTCGTCAGTGGTGCTATATAACCAGCTCAAG GCAGCAGAACCATTTTTCTTGCTAGCCGGTCCCAATGTGATCGAATCTGAGGAGCACATTTTCCGAATGGCCAAGCACATCAAGAGTGTTGCAACGAA AGTTGGATTGCCACTGGTTTTCAAGTCAAGCTTTGACAAGGCCAACCGTACGTCCTCAAAATCATTCCGGGGTCCTGGCTTGGAGGAAGGCTTAAAG ATCCTTGAGAAGGTCAAAACAGCATTTGACCTCCCTATCATTACAGATGTACATGAAGCTAGCCAG tgTGAAGCAGTTGGTAGAGTTGCAGATATTATTCAGATTCCTGCATTTTTATGCCGCCAG ACAGATCTTCTAGTAGCAGCAGCCAAGACTGGAAAAATTATCAATATTAAGAAGGGCCAGTTCTGTGCTCCTTCT GTCATGGTAAACTCGGCTGAGAAGGTTAGACTGGCTGGAAACCCAAATGTGATGGTTTGTGAGAGGGGAACTATGTTTGGCTATA ATGATTTAATTGTTGATCCCCGCAATTTGGAGTGGATCAGAGAAGCTAATTGTCCTGTC GTTGCTGACGTCACACATGCATTGCAACAGCCTGCTGGGAGAAAG TTGGACGATGGAGGTGTTGCCAGCGGTGGTCTTCGTGAATTAATACCATGCATTGCAAGAACAGCAGTTGCTGTTGGAGTGGATGGAATTTTCATGGAG GTACATGATGATCCTTCTAATGCGCCAGTTGATGGTCCAACTCAGTGG CCCTTGCGCCAGTTGGAGGAACTGCTGGTAGAGCTCATAGCAATTGCT AGGGTAAGCAAAGGGAGGCAACGTTTCAGCATTGATCTCACACCCTATCGCAATTAG
- the LOC103435365 gene encoding pentatricopeptide repeat-containing protein At1g79490, mitochondrial-like, with protein sequence MFYRRKLCPVSISRLTKNPTVSSAFHRSSSPYPNLCANEIHSYGGSIRLWSSITGFNSISRRLSVPAKPNFVGSSGFSGTNLVEKPVSLGPGLIRTYCSGKKSDEWIDEIEYLDESGSVIYTGKGIRSVEPGLDDHVMVGRLKKPMLNASAIAKIVEVVKRWKWGPELETQLDKLQFVPNMTHITQALKVIKDGDGALSLFRWAKRQSWYLPSDECYVVLFDGLNQSKDFDGIQSLFDEMVQDSGSSGVLSSGAYNRVIQFLAKADKMEVAFCCFKKIQDSGFEVDTQTYNSLILLFLNKGLPYKAFEIYETMQAASCSLDGSTYELMVPNLAKSGRLDAAFKLFQEMKGRNFKPSFNVFASLVDSMGKAGRLDTSMKLYMEMQGYGFRPSAPMYVSMIESYVKAGKLDAALRLWDEMKKAGFKPNFGLYTMIVESHAKSGKLDIAMSTFIDMEKAGFLPTPSTYSCLLEMHAASGQVDSAMKLYNSMTNAGLRPGLSTYTSLLMLLANKKLVDVAAKILLEMKTMGYSVDVSASDVLMVYIKEGSVDVALRWLRFMGSSGIRTNNFIIRQLFESCMKSGLYESAKPLLETYVNSAAKVDLILYTSILAYLVRCQEEEHERHLMSILGATRYKAHAFMCGLFTGPEQRKQPVLSFVREFFQGIDYELEEGPAKYFVNVLLNYLVLMGQINRARCVWKVAYENKLFPKAIVFDQQIAWSLDVRNLSVGAALIAVVHTLHRFRKRMLYYGVIPRRIKLVTGPTLKIVVAQILNSVESPFEVSKVVLRAPGDAVMEWFKKPIVQQFLLNEIPSRSDILMHKMNTLFPSSAPELRSLAPPKILMPRKAM encoded by the coding sequence ATGTTTTATAGGAGGAAGCTCTGCCCTGTAAGTATTTCTAGACTGACCAAAAACCCTACAGTCAGCTCTGCGTTTCATAGATCCAGTTCACCGTACCCCAATCTGTGTGCAAATGAAATCCATAGTTATGGAGGAAGTATCAGGTTATGGAGCTCTATAACGGGTTTCAATTCGATTTCTCGTAGATTATCTGTACCGGCAAAACCCAATTTTGTGGGGAGCTCTGGTTTTTCAGGTACGAATTTGGTTGAAAAGCCGGTTTCTTTAGGCCCTGGTTTGATCAGAACGTACTGTTCTGGGAAGAAGAGTGATGAGTGGATTGACGAGATTGAGTATTTGGATGAATCAGGGAGTGTTATTTACACAGGGAAAGGTATAAGATCGGTTGAGCCAGGGCTCGATGACCATGTAATGGTGGGCAGGTTGAAAAAGCCAATGTTGAATGCCTCTGCCATTGCGAAAATTGTTGAGGTTGTAAAGAGGTGGAAATGGGGGCCTGAATTGGAGACCCAATTGGACAAACTCCAATTTGTACCAAACATGACTCACATTACTCAAGCGTTGAAGGTTATTAAAGATGGTGATGGAGCTTTGAGTTTGTTTCGATGGGCTAAGAGGCAGTCATGGTATTTGCCGAGTGATGAGTGTTATGTGGTGTTGTTTGATGGCCTAAACCAAAGCAAGGACTTTGATGGAATCCAGTCATTGTTTGATGAAATGGTGCAGGATTCTGGTAGTAGTGGGGTTTTGTCATCGGGTGCATATAACCGTGTCATTCAGTTCTTGGCTAAAGCAGATAAAATGGAGGTGGCATTTTGTTGCTTTAAGAAGATTCAAGATTCAGGTTTCGAAGTTGATACTCAGACGTATAATTCGCTTATATTGCTGTTTTTGAATAAGGGTTTACCTTATAAGGCATTTGAGATATATGAGACCATGCAAGCTGCAAGCTGCTCATTAGATGGATCAACCTATGAGTTGATGGTACCAAACTTGGCAAAGTCAGGCCGCCTTGATGCTGCATTTAAGCTCTTCCAAGAAATGAAAGGGAGGAACTTTAAACCCAGCTTTAATGTCTTTGCATCGCTTGTTGATTCAATGGGAAAAGCTGGGCGGTTGGACACGTCGATGAAGTTATACATGGAAATGCAGGGCTATGGTTTCAGGCCATCTGCTCCCATGTATGTTTCTATGATTGAGTCATATGTAAAGGCTGGGAAATTAGATGCTGCCCTTAGACTTTGGGATGAGATGAAGAAAGCGGGCTTTAAGCCTAACTTTGGGTTATACACAATGATTGTTGAGTCCCATGCAAAATCAGGGAAACTTGATATTGCAATGTCTACCTTTATCGATATGGAGAAGGCTGGATTTTTACCCACTCCTTCGACATATTCGTGTCTATTGGAAATGCATGCTGCCTCTGGACAAGTAGATTCTGCTATGAAGCTGTATAACTCAATGACCAATGCAGGTTTAAGACCAGGTCTAAGTACTTACACATCCCTTTTGATGCTTTTGGCTAATAAGAAGCTTGTGGACGTGGCTGCCAAGATTTTGCTTGAGATGAAGACGATGGGTTATTCTGTTGATGTGAGCGCTAGCGATGTTTTGATGGTGTATATCAAGGAGGGTTCTGTTGATGTAGCCTTGCGGTGGTTGCGGTTCATGGGCTCATCAGGGATTAGaacaaataattttataatcAGACAGTTGTTCGAGTCATGTATGAAGAGTGGTTTGTATGAGTCAGCAAAGCCTCTCTTAGAAACGTATGTGAATTCTGCTGCAAAAGTCGACCTCATACTTTACACATCCATTCTAGCCTATCTCGTAAGATGCCAGGAAGAAGAGCATGAGAGGCATTTGATGTCAATACTTGGCGCCACAAGATACAAGGCACATGCTTTTATGTGTGGACTCTTCACGGGCCCAGAACAGAGGAAACAACCAGTGTTATCTTTTGTGAGGGAATTTTTCCAAGGTATTGATTATGAGTTGGAAGAGGGACCTGCTAAGTACTTTGTTAATGTTCTTCTCAACTACCTTGTTCTTATGGGGCAGATAAATCGAGCCCGGTGTGTTTGGAAAGTTGCCTACGAGAATAAGCTTTTCCCAAAGGCAATAGTATTTGATCAGCAAATTGCTTGGTCCCTGGACGTCAGGAACTTATCAGTCGGAGCTGCTCTGATAGCAGTTGTGCATACTCTCCATAGGTTCAGAAAACGAATGTTATATTATGGTGTCATCCCAAGACGCATTAAATTGGTCACAGGACCGACTTTGAAGATAGTGGTTGCACAGATATTGAACTCGGTGGAATCTCCATTCGAGGTTAGCAAAGTGGTGCTGAGGGCACCGGGAGATGCTGTCATGGAGTGGTTTAAGAAACCCATTGTTCAACAGTTTCTTCTGAATGAGATTCCGTCAAGGTCCGATATCCTCATGCACAAGATGAACACTCTTTTTCCTAGTTCTGCACCTGAATTAAGATCTCTGGCCCCTCCCAAAATACTCATGCCAAGGAAAGCAATGTAA